In the Silene latifolia isolate original U9 population chromosome 1, ASM4854445v1, whole genome shotgun sequence genome, ACTTTAGATTAATATAGATTTTATTGCCAATCCGTTATCACCCCTTTTCTACTATCTGAAAAGTATTTTACTTGTTGACTTATATATGCAGAGTGCTGTCCTTGCACTGGATTCCTCAGCATTGGATATTGATCAAGTTGAGAATCTGATAAAATTTTGCCCTACAAAAGAGGAAATGGAGATGTTGAAGGTATTCATATTCTGGCTCTCCATGCTTAAAAATATTGGTGATTCTTTGTGATGTTGAGATTATTTCATCCAGTAATCCAGTTCCTAGTTCTGAATTTGAGTACAGATCCTTGTAAACTGGGGAAGTGTgcggaattttcaaaatcaaacccTTATGCAGTTGTGATCCTTTTCGTAAGCTTATCCACAACGCCCGAAGAAGTATTTGGACCCAACATGTATTTATAAAGCTGTCTTTCATCACAGAAAAATGTGTACTATGCCTAGTCATGATGCCTGTGTTATGTGTCAATGGACAGCGGTTTGCACCTTTTTTTCTTCGTGATTTTGCTTTCTCCTAAGGTTTAGGTTGATTGGGCTTAGGTTAGAGCAATGAGCTTATCCTTGTTCTGTATTTTTGACATTCACGTAACTTTTGGGTGGGTGATAGTGGAAGCAAATATAGGAAGTAGATGGTGGTCGACCACCTGCGTTATCACATGCCATCTCATTCTCTCATATTCTCTTTATGTGGTTACTTTAAGTTTGCTTTTGGACCGATTTTTTATGTAAGAATGTGCAAGTGAGCTAGGAAGTCCTACATTTCTCCAACACGCAAAATATGCCTAAAAGTAAGCTCAAACTATTGGCTGGGGTAGATTGAAATGGAATATGTAAACTAAGGTGACCAGAGGGCAGagagtatgattttttttttaaaagcagTAGTTTGTATGATTGTATCATTCAAAAGTAGTTTCGACTTTGGACTTCGGAGGCTTATTTTAATTTTGTAACTGTTTGTAGTAAAATTGGCAAGGCAATGTTTTCATTTATTAAAGCTATTCTTTATGTACAATGTAATAAATTTTCTTATTATGGAACGACAATGATTTTTGGTTAAAACAATCTCCAACATGTTGAATAAGTTGCATAAAATTTACCTGATCTTTCTTGTTGCTGTGTTCTATGATTTCTTGACTTCTTTTACAGAATTATAATGGGGACAAAGCAATGCTTGGGAAATGTGAACAGGTAGTTTTCTTGGACTTGGACTTTTAAGCATGCTGTGCTACAAAGATAATCATCAATTCTGACACAATGCTTTCATCGCGACCATTTCAGTTTTTCCTGGAGCTGATGAAGGTTCCGCGAGTTGAGTCTAAATTACGAGTTTTTGCCTTTAAAATAACATTTTCAACTCAGGTATAAGATAATAATTTTTTTACTTGCCAAGCAGCCGTGCTCAGTATTCAATTTTTGATGTTATGATCAGTTGATGACAACTACCTGTCAATGATGCAGGTCAGTGATTTGAAAGGGAACTTGGACACCATCAATGCTGCTTCTCGAGAGGTTCTTAGCAACTCCTCAAATGACATATAATGACTTTTGTCGTTCTTTGTTGTATTTAGAGTTTAGACTGATTCTAGCACACTTGTAGGTTAGAGAATCTGTAAAGCTGAGGCAAATAATGCAAACAATACTTACTCTAGGAAATGCCTTAAATCAAGGAACTGCAAGAGGTATGGGTGTTCTTGACATCATTTTCACGAAAGATAATGCTTGACTCGAAATCACTTCTCTCAAAAGTTCTTAAGCAAGTCTTGTCTTGTGTATCAGGTTCTGCTGTTGGATTCAAGCTAGACAGCCTTCTTAAACTGTCTGATACGCGTGCAAGGAACAACAAAATGACCTTGATGCATTACTTGTGCAAGGTATGTAGTTGTTACAAATTAAAGAACCACGGCTCTGAACACAATATACGATTTGAGCAATAGTCAATCTAGTTCATATATACACTTTCTTACCGCTAGGATTTTTTTGGTGACATGGGTCTCTGTCTTGGCCAAATTCAAAGATACATTTTGATTCTTGAAGCGTTATAAAGTTGTCTGAGAGATATGATTGGTGATTCTGTTGGTCGAGACTAGGGGGCTGAGAatgagatgtgggagtaatggaGTACTTGTATATTCTAACTAATAGTGACCTGCAGTTAAAGAAATAAAAGTTCACAAGATTAAAAAAAGGTGTATTTGTAACACAATCGGATGTAATTTAACATTTAAGCATGTAATTGAATGTTATAGTAGATGTATTTGTTCTGGTTGTTGATGTTGTACGTAATTTGAATTACTGTTTTTATGCCATTTTAATTTAGGTTAACACAAGACTTACTTTTATGTAGAAGGTTCGTTTCATTGAACTAAGTTGTGAAAATATGTTTTGTGTCTAAGATTATGCTACTAAATTACTAATGCTTCTTTAGAAATGGTGAAATGTTCACATTTAATGCGCTACTTATGTAATAGCATGCAAAATACCTAACTACGTCCTACTTGTTAGTTGGTGTTGCTTAATAATACGTCTTCTTTTCATTATTATTTTGATGTGGATACTGATTATGGTGCTAATGTTCAGCTTTTAGCTGAAAAATTGTCGGAGCTATTAGATTTTGACAAGGATTTGGTGCACTTGGAAGCTGCTTCTAAGGTACGCAATTCCCCATTACTTCTGCTTCTGCAATAATGTCTCATCTAAGCCTGCTCTAAACCATCAATGTTTTGGTCATATGTTGCTTCTGTCAACCAGATACAACTAAAATCTTTAGCCGAAGAAATGCAAGCTGTGAGCAAAGGTCTTGAAAAGGTTGAGCAAGAGCTTGCTGCTTCAGAAAATGATGGGATTATTTCTGCTGGCTTCCGGAAGGTAACAGAAATTCTCGATCTTTGTTAACTTTTTTCAAGCTTCATACTGTTTGGTTAAATACTGTTATCGTTGTTCATTAGGGTCAATTTCGTGGTTTTGTTTTTTCTCTTCTTAAAAGAAGTGGATGATCGTGTCTTAAAGTTTGATGGAGTAGCTGATATTGTTTTATGTAGGCTTTGAAAGAATTCTTGGATACAGCTGAAGCTGAAGTTAGGTCTCTAACCTCCCTATATTCAGAAGTGGTAGGTCGTCCTCTAAAATTAAGTCTGATGTCATCTCCACCGTGTTTTTTTTCGTATTTAATTCTATTCTCGAATCTGACTTTATAGGGAAGAAACGCGGATTCTCTTTGCCAATACTTCGGGGAAGATCCAGCTCGATGTCCATTTGAGCAAGGTTTGATTCAAAGACCTTTCTGACAGTAGtaatcttttccttttttttattctTCATACCAATGTACAGTTGCTACTTGTTATGTCCTTAATCCATAAGGAAACCGGGAAACGCACCGGCATAGGAGCCACATGACCCACGTCTACGGCTCCATTGCATGTGCTTAGGATGGTAGTTTTGGTTAATGCTACTACAAATGATTAATTAATATGGAATTAGCATAAAAATTAATATATGAAATATCTTTGTAGCTACTCCCTTCTCTTCTTTGGAATTGACCCGTTTTCCTCTCTTGGCCTTTAGTGGAATCGACTCATTTCTAAATTTGGCAATTTTAACCTAAAGTTTCAATTATTCTCACGCTCTTCAAAAGATGAGTCGTTAATTAATTGGAGAATTCCAAAGCAAATGGAGAATTCCGAAGAATTGGAAGGAATAATTAATTATCTGTTTCACTATCCTGCAGTAACTCAAATATTGTTCGTCTTCGTGAAACTGTTCAATAAATCCAAAGAAGAGAATGCCCAACAAGCAGAAGCTGAGAGGAAGAAACTGGAAAAAGAAGCCATGAAAGAAAAAACAGCGGGTGCTACTGCTGTGAAAAGGGAAGTCGATAGGTCCAAAATCAAAGCCCCGATCAGGAAACAAACGAGTTGAGCCAGTCCAGACGACCCAAATACAGCCAATATGATCTTCTTAAGTGAAATTCCCGTTCTCCAGTTCTTGGCCGGGTTAAGAAACTCGGGTGTCTAATCCATACTTAAAACGATTCCAACTGCGTGTTGGAGATACACAGTCAATTCCGATCTTTCTGTATAGACAACTCGGAAGTCAGGGGCGAGTCTGAGTCGAGGCAACAAATAGAAATTATAGGCCTTGTTGCAGGCTTCTGGGAATGTTTCCAGGCTTTTAGTTCTAGGGCTCTTTCATAGTAACCTTTGTCCTTCGTTCTGAATACACATTGCACGTCGAAGATAAATGATGCTTACTTTGTATAGTTTCTGTATTTCAGAATTAGCCTAGTATGTGAAACTGTAAATGTTCTCATTTTGTTCATTCCTCGCCCATTTTTCGTCTCAATTGGCTGGTCGCGGGTTTACCGTGCGTATCGTGCGTTATTATCCATGTGATGCATAATAAAATCATGAAATAAAGCACGTCCTCTAACTTAACTGATTCTTTACGTTTGACTAATTAGGGGCACAACTTCGTAAATAGTCTTAGCTAATAATATTCACAATCgttcgttttatttcgtttttttccAACCAAAGTCGTAAAACATTGACTGAATATGTTTTGAactaaaaaacataaataattatgAAAAGATATTAATATATTTAGTTTGTTATTACAATATATTTCATAAAAATTACTCAATTATTGATAGTGGATACCTCGGTTTACATTAAAAATTGAAATATTTGTGataaaattattttgtaataataataataataataataataaaaataattaatgcGAAAAACTATAGTTAAAGTATTGACATATGGATgtcaaaaaaaaatcacaaatttgAACATCACAATTCTTGGGTAAGACGGGTATATCCCGTTTAaatttaaaacgggtcaaatttgTTCCGTACAAGACAAAAGCAGAATGTGCAAAATATTTGTCGTCGTCTATTTTAAGTGACTGGCTATTTAACCGTTTTAATTTAAGACGGATTGACGACTAACTGTTATTTGCATCCTCAGTCAAATCTCTAACTAATAGACTGTCCTCTTTTTCTATCGAAAAATCGCAGGACAAAACCGCCAAAACCCTAGAAATTCGAAGAAGAATTAGCTGTAAATCGCAAGAACTACAAATCAAAAACTGGTAatttccttttctctttcataTATCAATTCAGTTTTATTTGTATAAGTATTGTTGATTTAATTAGTATTTCAGTATGTAATTGTAGCTCTATGCCTCTACGTATCCCCAAATTCCCCTATTTTGAGTGTTTAGGGTTTCACAATCGGATTACGGTGTCGAATCTTTGCAATTGAGCTTGTTGTGAGCATGCTTTGGTGATAATGTGTGTAGGCTTGTTGAGTTTTGATCTTTAGAAGATGCGGATTACGGCGTCGGTTTATTGCGAACAAGCTTGTTATGTTAATGCTTAACATTATGAGAAGTTTGGAGATAATTTGGTTAGGTTTTTGAGTTTTGATCCTTAGAAAGCTGTGGATTACGGAGTCGGTTTAATGCGATTGAGTTTGTTCTGATCATGCTTCACATTTTAGGAGTTTGGGGATAATGTATTTAGGTTTGTTGGGCTTTGATCTTTAGAAAGTTGCGGTTAGTCGTAATTGGAGCTACATATACTCCCTCTGCCTCAATAGATTCTATAGAGTTGAACTTTTGTTCTGATCGAGATTTTGGAAAAACGTAAAGAATTAGTTGAGTCAGAGAGAGTAATACCCTGTAGGTGTTTGGATGTTGGGATATTGTCTTTTTTAGGTTTTGGGTGTGGATAATGAGGGATAAGGTGTTGGGAGTAAGCTGATAATGTGCTGTCCGAGAATATTTTGGTGGTTGCACAACAAAGATTTGTATCGAAACTCTTTATTGTACCGTTAATCAGGTGTGAGTTAATGCTCTGATTCCGGGGTTGAAGTAGATTATCTGTTATGAAAGGTTGGTTATGGTTTATCTGGCAGAATGGTGCCGATTCAGCAATTCTCTCAGTCTTAAACTTGAGTTTTACATGTCGTAAATTAAGTGACAGTAGAACTAAGATATACAAGGACCTAAGTTGTACAAAGGAAACACTAATACCATTTTTTGATTTTCTAAATTTCAAAGACGCTTAGTATTCTACAGCGTTTGGTCAGCTTCTCATGAGTGTCGTCTCTGCGAATGAGGGACATAATTGGTGAGAATTAATCATTTCAAAGACATAAGTTGTAATGCGACATGATATTGATGGTCATGGCTGAAGAAACACTAATAACGGTTTTTTTAATCATAACTTTACTCATATGTTAATGAATTATAAGTTTATAACTGTTAAGAGTTTTTTAGTAGGAATAATCTAATATTCTTGTTTTCTGCAGCCATTTTTAGGTGTTTCAGTCTCGTTTATTACTGCAAAATTTAATTATGGATCGTCCGCCGCATGATTATGCTGCTGCAATGGCATTTGCTCAGCAGCAACAGCAACAGCAACAGCAGGCTGGAAATTTGCCAGGACAGCAATTCCCATTTCCTCCACAGCATCAACAATTTCCTCCGTCAGTCCATGGTCCTCCTTTCCTACCTCCACACCCATCTGGCCAACAGTACCCATTTCCACGTCAGCAGCAACCACAATCACTTCATCCTCATCCTTCCCATCCTCATCTCCTTCATCATCAGCAACAACAACCTGGCCCATCTTTTCCTCCTCATGGGCCACCTCACATGGGTCCCCCTTTTCCTGGGGGACCATATGATTCTGCACCGCCTCCAGTTCCTCCACCTCATGATCCAGAGTTGCAAAAGCGTATTGACAAGCTAGTGGAGTATGTGGCCAAAAATGGCCCAGAGTTTGAAGCAAAGGTATGCGAAAAAGAACATGGCAACCCAGCTTATAGTTTCTTGTTTGGTGGTGATGGTCATGGATACTACCGCTATAAGCTCTATTTATTTACGCGGCCACCTGGCCCTTTTGGTGCCCCTTTCCCTTCTGGTATGCCTGTTATGCATCCACCACCCATGAATCCTGCTGGTGTTTCAGGGCCCATGATGGGTGCTCCACAAATGCATCAACCTGCATTCCCTCATTTTTACGATCAGCAACAACCTCATAGTCAACCTTATGTCGGTCATGGTCGGCCCAATTATGACCGCTCACCGAACATGTTGAGAGGTCTTTCTGGTCCACTTCCTTATGATGTTGCCATGGAATTGAACAATGTGCTTGTAAACCTATCTGGTACAAAGGAATCCATCAAAAGTgctaaagcatggttcatgcaaaggTCTGCTTTTGCACCTGCTTTAGCTGAAGCATTGAGAGATAGGATCTTCGCTTTGGATGATTCTGAGAAGCAGCTGCACATAGTCTATCTTGCTAATGACATTCTCTTTGACAGGTATACTTTACTTTCAAGTTGCTGTATTAATTGATGAGAAATTCCCTGTTTTTTCTCGAAGGAATCATGTGCGATCTTAATTGCAAATTTTTCATTCCATTCTTGTTCTTTGCTGGTATATAAAATATATGACCAAATGTTGACAAGAATACTGTGCTACAGTTTTCATTTGCTCATAATTTAAAGGTGTAACTCAATCAGCCTCGTAGAATGTTAAAACAGTGAAATTCTCTTGCATTAACGACTATTTTTATCTCTGTGTTGTTTTCATCCCTTCATCGATTACCACTACCCAGCGAAGTTGTGTTATAATCTCATTAAGCACCTCTAGTACACATTTGCCAATGCTAAGTAAACTTCCCCGAGTAAATGCTACTGCCGTACTGAGCCTTATGCGATCTGTGATTTTTGTCTGCTTTTCTCTATTCTCTTTTACGTTTATATTTCTCTTCTTGACCATTTGTTATCTGATTTACAGCTTCCAACGTCGTGTCAATCCTCACGAACTTGATAATGAGGCTCTTGCTTTTAAACCTGTCTTGGGCGCAATGCTGGCTAGGATTTACCATTACCCACAGAATAAGGATGAAAATCAGTCTCGTTTGCAAAAGATTGTCCAATTTTGGGCATCAAAAGAAGTATATGACCAAGAAACTATTCAAGCACTTGAAGGTGAAATGCTTGCCGGACCATCGGCAAATTCTTTCTTGGGGAAGCCAAATGAGATGCCTAGTACACCTGTTGATCCTTCAGGTACTAGTCGGAAGAAAACTCCTTTTCCTTGTccgcttttatttatttattcgaaTCCCTTGATAGACAGTAGAGTTTAACTTTCTAATGGAGGCAAAGATTCTCAGTTCCTAGGCTTAGGGTATGATATCGACGTTATATGTCAGCGTCTCACCACTTAATCAGGAAGGATTGTGGGGTTGCCCTTTGTGGTATTCTTACTATATTGTTTAAAAATCTGACCTTTTCATATTCAACTGAATTTACGTCTCCGCTGATTTTTTTTGGCTCACAGTTGTACTCTTATTTTGTTGTTGCAGGAGTACCTCACCAAACAGGAATCGGTAATCTTCCACATTGGCAACAGAACAAACCAAATTCTCTACTTAACCAGGATCAACCCGATCGACACGGCCCTCCGCTTCCACCAATGATTCCTGGTCAACAGTTTCTTCCACATACAATGCCTCCTGTTGTATTTCCAGGGTCCATGCCGTTAACTTCTGCTGTACCCCCACTAAACCAACAACACCCTCCAAATATGCTACTACAACCAGCAACTAATATCGGTGAAAAATTACCCACTTACCCTTTGTTTCCTCCAGGGCTCATACCTGGAATGGTAAAGAAACAACAGATAGGAAGCGGCGTGCCCTACTCTCCAATGAGCCCACTAGACATTCCCACTGTCATACCTCCATCTGATACCCCTGAATCTGAACTTTTGGAGCGTGTTTCCAAGTTCTTCAAGGAGATTGGAGAGGTAAACCCTTCAGAGGGGCCCATGAATGGGTCAGAAGGAAGATATGAAGATGATTATGAGAGACAATCTCCAGTGCGGAAGGGAGGAGCTTGTATTCCTCCACCAGCTAACTTGCAATCAGGTACAGACACGGAACCAGCATCGTTTGGTTCAGGCAGGTTAGGGCTCGGAGCAAGTTCGACCTCTGATGAGGGTAGCCAATACGATGATGTTTATAGTAGTTATCGCAAGAATCGAAGCAGCAACTACCATACCTCAATGAGCGTTAGAGCTGCAACGAAATGAGGCAAAGTAGAGATATTCCAACCCAAGGTTTGAGTTATTTTGTTACATCTCATTTTCTCTTTTACATGTTTCGGCTTTTATCTCTTTCTAGAGCCTTAATCTTTTTGCAGAATCATGTATGTTAGATTCTCATGCACTCATCCTATGATTTCAAGTACAGAAGCAAAACATTCCCTAAATGTCTTTCTCgtcactcttttctttttctcctttcgtTTTGGTCTTGGCAAATCCCTTCcatccataattttttttttttttttttttttttttttttttttttttgcctttctATGTTTTCTTCCATCGCCCTTATCCCCCCGATTTCTTTCTACGTGAGAAGAAGACAACCAATCTAATAGCGAATAGCGAGATTAGGGGAGATGTAGAAAGAGAGTGATATGGTGAAGGGAATGGAGATAGTGTGTGGATTAATTGGAAGGTTATTGGCTGTGGTGGTGGGATAATGGTTTCAGCCCCGTGATGGCATCGGTGGCGTGCTTGTGAAGAATGGATGGTAGCAGAATGAGGATGAGGGACCAAATTCTTTACAAAGGTACTAATCAAAATATTTCATATATTTGCCTAAAACTTTTGGAGTTTTTGTGCAATGCAAACTTGATAATATAAAATAAAGGATATATGAAATTTGGTTTGCTCTGCTTAAATTCCAAAATTTAGAAACCTAGTAATGTGTGTGAACATACGCGATCAATATttcaaaataaacaaaacacaacCGAAAATGTAAATAAAAACATTGGAACTTTTATTTTGAAACTTAAACTTCAACAATCTCACCCCCACAATTCACAAACATGAATTTAGTCACACGTGTATCAAATTTTCATCACAATTAAGGTATACAGTAACAACAGTATTCAGTGTTGTATATCATCCATTTCTCATATCAAATATTATTGGGCTTTTAAAATATCGACATCAAACTAAAATCTAATTGAGCTTATTATGTGTATTGTTTTTGAGTTTCATTATCATTTTTTGAGCTCAATATTTATGTTAAAGAGTTCGTAAATTTTACAATAGAACagataacacaaaatctcattgaaaacggcacgtatccgtcactttggagtgacggataccatttcctctcacaaatgacccaaatagaggagagagggaagcacatgggggtgcccccaccttgtcccccctatccgttttgtgagtggcattacccgtcacttgctccgacccgtcttcagcaagactaactggaCAGATAAaacattacatttaagctcaaatattttattataaagtttaaaAATATATCACCAAGTGTAGTACAACTGGTGGTATAGTCTACCTACCGCAGCAGGGTCAGCAGGGTCCTACAATGATGTCCCAAAACAGTATGCCGCTAGGAATCTCAACAATGCTGTTGCAAcatg is a window encoding:
- the LOC141593903 gene encoding SUPPRESSOR-OF-WHITE-APRICOT/SURP RNA-binding domain containing protein 1, translated to MDRPPHDYAAAMAFAQQQQQQQQQAGNLPGQQFPFPPQHQQFPPSVHGPPFLPPHPSGQQYPFPRQQQPQSLHPHPSHPHLLHHQQQQPGPSFPPHGPPHMGPPFPGGPYDSAPPPVPPPHDPELQKRIDKLVEYVAKNGPEFEAKVCEKEHGNPAYSFLFGGDGHGYYRYKLYLFTRPPGPFGAPFPSGMPVMHPPPMNPAGVSGPMMGAPQMHQPAFPHFYDQQQPHSQPYVGHGRPNYDRSPNMLRGLSGPLPYDVAMELNNVLVNLSGTKESIKSAKAWFMQRSAFAPALAEALRDRIFALDDSEKQLHIVYLANDILFDSFQRRVNPHELDNEALAFKPVLGAMLARIYHYPQNKDENQSRLQKIVQFWASKEVYDQETIQALEGEMLAGPSANSFLGKPNEMPSTPVDPSGVPHQTGIGNLPHWQQNKPNSLLNQDQPDRHGPPLPPMIPGQQFLPHTMPPVVFPGSMPLTSAVPPLNQQHPPNMLLQPATNIGEKLPTYPLFPPGLIPGMVKKQQIGSGVPYSPMSPLDIPTVIPPSDTPESELLERVSKFFKEIGEVNPSEGPMNGSEGRYEDDYERQSPVRKGGACIPPPANLQSGTDTEPASFGSGRLGLGASSTSDEGSQYDDVYSSYRKNRSSNYHTSMSVRAATK